The Glycine soja cultivar W05 chromosome 8, ASM419377v2, whole genome shotgun sequence genome has a window encoding:
- the LOC114422086 gene encoding uncharacterized protein LOC114422086 isoform X2 yields the protein MAPNFADLALARSEAMDTVPSSRQRSHSSGTLTRARSQLYHHRNRSGQLRFDPVPSLDEPCAELLGFRRTNCKKAKRDDGDLPRRLTKDLRARRVYSPPQSTNSGLIESAFPKGNAEAIGSPDLGLFFEARGFDRGNADLFEESGGDCSEKFDGLDGATTLPDAEICGGSNSKVNKDVGKLDAEVPVKDTPSTGNGSSLKSKSVGVLRPCFQGKLFKAPGSVNYRRLFPFQKDTVRDDSDTPKLGFCQKDQEGRQGFQLPLSPQSEEESKQELKTDATADYGVKDATSDLPDDGLKQLSSHMNNLDCVEASTSQEFGVLNEECIQTTPPDADIYVNSEVNVKPMDFTRSTHENAGQGFCLKADKVKDSLKSKSVPRQLLHRKLFKTPGSVSYKRLLPFLMDLTKDDSDRSKFDHQTHHQEDEAKRFQLPLSSESEEASIDEHKTNSSPMHGTVESNGLENYVLVNPSHGNQPKLTPSQDFPEFPMQLDAKEVVRGDLSAPSVNEHTENFAIASKDECLSASELNPCSVMVDGFHSAKNVAHNDGVKEVQNTISRQHDSDSPPKDQYMLYLKGDVSALTSVHRSSKEKGFTIAYDESKQFVNLKERESVSRFPPECQTLSQLDLNVLDAEENVTSLNHVQVSNDILGAPSENITSEKSDMAGHSGDKAGSVQNGIVLCSRMPSKGSDNKNASGIKNGSESKITSVLKRCPQFKLLKHAGSLNYKRLLPFILDTMKDDSCNSCPQQQSGLQACDLNNDSSSPKSQIPEFQSSHDSCKVIQLQDEQVVLNGLCKPESSTDPSISVHGIDLPITTLAPMINEVTTREATPDSSKSLSVFSEVKGNNSFLMSSNEKLPETHECSQSLSQLQVVEQLRVPAVGLKKGILKRNPRGCRGVCACLNCASFRLHAERAFEFSKNQLLDAEEVAHNLMKELSHLRNMLESSADSVNNNPVFGGSQVKEACRKACAAEELAKNRLSQMHDDLNIHCRITSLQPPTVTFAVHVEKEVIQPGG from the exons ATGGCGCCAAATTTCGCAGATCTAGCATTAGCGCGCTCAGAGGCCATGGACACCGTCCCAAGTTCCCGTCAGCGGAGCCACTCCTCTGGTACACTCACTCGCGCCAGATCACAGCTCTATCATCATCGGAACCGCTCCGGTCAACTCCGCTTCGATCCCGTTCCCTCACTGGACGAACCCTGCGCGGAACTTCTTGGCTTTCGCCGAACCAATTGCAAGAAAGCGAAGCGCGACGACGGCGACCTTCCTCGCCGCCTGACCAAGGATCTTCGCGCCAGGCGAGTCTATTCGCCTCCGCAATCCACTAACTCCGGTTTGATCGAAAGCGCGTTTCCCAAGGGAAACGCCGAAGCAATCGGGAGTCCCGATTTGGGGCTTTTTTTCGAGGCTCGGGGTTTCGATAGGGGAAATGCTGATTTGTTTGAAGAGAGCGGTGGAGATTGTTCGGAGAAATTTGATGGTTTGGACGGAGCAACAACTCTACCTGATGCTGAGATTTGCGGTGGTTCAAATTCCAAGGTTAACAAAGATGTAGGGAAACTGGACGCAGAGGTTCCTGTCAAAGATACACCTTCCACTGGGAATGGTTCTTCTCTCAAGAGCAAATCTGTAGGG GTTCTCAGACCATGTTTCCAGGGGAAGTTGTTCAAGGCCCCGGGTTCAGTCAATTACAGAAGGTTGTTTCCATTTCAAAAGGATACCGTGAGAGATGATTCTG ATACACCAAAATTGGGATTTTGCCAGAAAGACCAGGAGGGTAGACAGGGATTCCAACTGCCTTTGTCACCTCAAAGTGAAGAAGAGTCTAAACAAGAACTTAAGACGGATGCCACTGCAGATTATGGTGTTAAAGATGCTACAAGTGATTTGCCCGATGATGGCTTGAAGCAATTGTCTAGCCACATGAATAATCTTGATTGTGTTGAGGCTAGTACCTCACAGGAGTTTGGTGttttgaatgaagaatgtatACAGACAACTCCTCCTGATGCTGATATATATGTTAATTCAGAGGTCAATGTCAAACCCATGGATTTTACCAGAAGCACTCATGAAAATGCGGGTCAAGGGTTTTGTCTGAAAGCTGACAAGGTGAAAGATTCTCTTAAGAGTAAATCC GTGCCGAGACAACTTTTGCACAGGAAACTTTTTAAAACCCCAGGTTCTGTCAGCTATAAAAGGTTGCTTCCATTTCTAATGGATCTTACCAAAGATGACTCTG ATAGATCCAAATTTGATCATCAGACACATCATCAAGAAGATGAGGCAAAGAGGTTCCAACTTCCTTTGTCATCTGAAAGTGAAGAAGCTTCTATAGATGAGCATAAGACAAACAGCAGTCCCATGCATGGCACAGTTGAGTCTAATGGTTTGGAAAACTATGTATTAGTTAATCCTTCTCATGGCAACCAGCCAAAATTGACACCTTCCCAAGACTTTCCTGAATTTCCAATGCAATTGGACGCAAAAGAAGTGGTTCGCGGTGATTTATCTGCACCCTCTGTCAATGAACATACAGAGAACTTTGCAATTGCTTCTAAGGATGAATGCTTGAGTGCATCAGAGCTTAATCCATGTTCAGTAATGGTGGATGGTTTTCACTCTGCTAAGAATGTTGCGCATAATGATGGCGTCAAGGAAGTACAAAATACGATATCCAGACAACACGATAGTGACTCACCACCCAAAGATCAGTATATGCTTTATCTCAAAGGTGATGTCTCTGCGCTTACATCTGTGCATCgttcaagtaaagaaaaaggatTCACTATTGCTTATGATGAAAGCAAACAGTTTGTGAATCTGAAGGAGCGTGAATCTGTTAGCAGATTTCCCCCTGAATGTCAGACTCTAAGTCAATTGGATCTTAATGTGCTAGATGCTGAGGAGAATGTAACAAGTTTAAATCATGTCCAGGTTTCAAATGATATACTTGGAGCTCCATCTGAGAATATTACCTCAGAAAAATCTGACATGGCAGGGCATAGCGGTGACAAAGCAGGAAGTGTGCAGAATGGGATAGTTTTATGTTCAAGAATGCCTTCAAAAGGTAGTGATAACAAAAATGCTAGTGGAATAAAAAATGGCTCTGAATCCAAGATCACTTCG GTTCTTAAACGCTGTCCACAGTTTAAATTGTTGAAACATGCTGGATCTTTAAACTACAAGAGATTGCTTCCATTTATATTGGATACCATGAAAGATGATTCTT GCAATTCTTGTCCTCAGCAACAATCAGGGTTGCAGGCTTGTGATTTAAACAATGATAGTTCAAGCCCAAAATCTCAAATTCCTGAATTTCAGTCATCTCATGATTCatgcaaagtgattcaactgCAAGATGAACAGGTTGTATTAAATGGACTCTGCAAGCCAGAAAGCTCCACTGATCCATCAATTTCTGTTCATGGAATAGACTTACCAATCACAACCTTGGCACCTATGATTAATGAAGTTACCACCAGAGAGGCTACACCTGACTCGTCCAAGTCATTATCAGTTTTCTCTGAAGTAAAAGGAAACAATTCTTTCCTGATGTCTTCTAATGAGAAGCTACCTGAAACACACGAATGTTCTCAGAGCTTGTCTCAACTGCAAGTTGTAGAACAACTTAGAGTTCCCGCTGTTGGTTTGAAAAAaggaattttaaaaagaaatccaAGAGGATGCAGAGGGGTTTGTGCATGTTTGAACTGTGCTTCTTTTCGGCTTCATGCAGAAAGAGCATTTGAGTTTTCTAAAAATCAATTGTTAGATGCGGAAGAGGTTGCTCATAATCTTATGAAGGAACTATCTCATCTAAGAAATATGTTAGAAAGTTCTGCTGATAGTGTCAACAATAATCCCGTTTTTGGTGGAAGCCAG GTGAAAGAAGCTTGCAGGAAAGCATGTGCAGCTGAAGAACTTGCAAAGAACCGTCTTAGTCAGATGCACGATGATCTTAATATTCATTGCAGAATAACG AGCTTGCAGCCACCAACGGTTACGTTTGCGGTTCATGTTGAAAAAGAAGTCATTCAACCTGGCGGATAA
- the LOC114422086 gene encoding uncharacterized protein LOC114422086 isoform X4 has protein sequence MAPNFADLALARSEAMDTVPSSRQRSHSSGTLTRARSQLYHHRNRSGQLRFDPVPSLDEPCAELLGFRRTNCKKAKRDDGDLPRRLTKDLRARRVYSPPQSTNSGLIESAFPKGNAEAIGSPDLGLFFEARGFDRGNADLFEESGGDCSEKFDGLDGATTLPDAEICGGSNSKVNKDVGKLDAEVPVKDTPSTGNGSSLKSKSVLRPCFQGKLFKAPGSVNYRRLFPFQKDTVRDDSDTPKLGFCQKDQEGRQGFQLPLSPQSEEESKQELKTDATADYGVKDATSDLPDDGLKQLSSHMNNLDCVEASTSQEFGVLNEECIQTTPPDADIYVNSEVNVKPMDFTRSTHENAGQGFCLKADKVKDSLKSKSVPRQLLHRKLFKTPGSVSYKRLLPFLMDLTKDDSDRSKFDHQTHHQEDEAKRFQLPLSSESEEASIDEHKTNSSPMHGTVESNGLENYVLVNPSHGNQPKLTPSQDFPEFPMQLDAKEVVRGDLSAPSVNEHTENFAIASKDECLSASELNPCSVMVDGFHSAKNVAHNDGVKEVQNTISRQHDSDSPPKDQYMLYLKGDVSALTSVHRSSKEKGFTIAYDESKQFVNLKERESVSRFPPECQTLSQLDLNVLDAEENVTSLNHVQVSNDILGAPSENITSEKSDMAGHSGDKAGSVQNGIVLCSRMPSKGSDNKNASGIKNGSESKITSVLKRCPQFKLLKHAGSLNYKRLLPFILDTMKDDSCNSCPQQQSGLQACDLNNDSSSPKSQIPEFQSSHDSCKVIQLQDEQVVLNGLCKPESSTDPSISVHGIDLPITTLAPMINEVTTREATPDSSKSLSVFSEVKGNNSFLMSSNEKLPETHECSQSLSQLQVVEQLRVPAVGLKKGILKRNPRGCRGVCACLNCASFRLHAERAFEFSKNQLLDAEEVAHNLMKELSHLRNMLESSADSVNNNPVFGGSQVKEACRKACAAEELAKNRLSQMHDDLNIHCRITSLQPPTVTFAVHVEKEVIQPGG, from the exons ATGGCGCCAAATTTCGCAGATCTAGCATTAGCGCGCTCAGAGGCCATGGACACCGTCCCAAGTTCCCGTCAGCGGAGCCACTCCTCTGGTACACTCACTCGCGCCAGATCACAGCTCTATCATCATCGGAACCGCTCCGGTCAACTCCGCTTCGATCCCGTTCCCTCACTGGACGAACCCTGCGCGGAACTTCTTGGCTTTCGCCGAACCAATTGCAAGAAAGCGAAGCGCGACGACGGCGACCTTCCTCGCCGCCTGACCAAGGATCTTCGCGCCAGGCGAGTCTATTCGCCTCCGCAATCCACTAACTCCGGTTTGATCGAAAGCGCGTTTCCCAAGGGAAACGCCGAAGCAATCGGGAGTCCCGATTTGGGGCTTTTTTTCGAGGCTCGGGGTTTCGATAGGGGAAATGCTGATTTGTTTGAAGAGAGCGGTGGAGATTGTTCGGAGAAATTTGATGGTTTGGACGGAGCAACAACTCTACCTGATGCTGAGATTTGCGGTGGTTCAAATTCCAAGGTTAACAAAGATGTAGGGAAACTGGACGCAGAGGTTCCTGTCAAAGATACACCTTCCACTGGGAATGGTTCTTCTCTCAAGAGCAAATCT GTTCTCAGACCATGTTTCCAGGGGAAGTTGTTCAAGGCCCCGGGTTCAGTCAATTACAGAAGGTTGTTTCCATTTCAAAAGGATACCGTGAGAGATGATTCTG ATACACCAAAATTGGGATTTTGCCAGAAAGACCAGGAGGGTAGACAGGGATTCCAACTGCCTTTGTCACCTCAAAGTGAAGAAGAGTCTAAACAAGAACTTAAGACGGATGCCACTGCAGATTATGGTGTTAAAGATGCTACAAGTGATTTGCCCGATGATGGCTTGAAGCAATTGTCTAGCCACATGAATAATCTTGATTGTGTTGAGGCTAGTACCTCACAGGAGTTTGGTGttttgaatgaagaatgtatACAGACAACTCCTCCTGATGCTGATATATATGTTAATTCAGAGGTCAATGTCAAACCCATGGATTTTACCAGAAGCACTCATGAAAATGCGGGTCAAGGGTTTTGTCTGAAAGCTGACAAGGTGAAAGATTCTCTTAAGAGTAAATCC GTGCCGAGACAACTTTTGCACAGGAAACTTTTTAAAACCCCAGGTTCTGTCAGCTATAAAAGGTTGCTTCCATTTCTAATGGATCTTACCAAAGATGACTCTG ATAGATCCAAATTTGATCATCAGACACATCATCAAGAAGATGAGGCAAAGAGGTTCCAACTTCCTTTGTCATCTGAAAGTGAAGAAGCTTCTATAGATGAGCATAAGACAAACAGCAGTCCCATGCATGGCACAGTTGAGTCTAATGGTTTGGAAAACTATGTATTAGTTAATCCTTCTCATGGCAACCAGCCAAAATTGACACCTTCCCAAGACTTTCCTGAATTTCCAATGCAATTGGACGCAAAAGAAGTGGTTCGCGGTGATTTATCTGCACCCTCTGTCAATGAACATACAGAGAACTTTGCAATTGCTTCTAAGGATGAATGCTTGAGTGCATCAGAGCTTAATCCATGTTCAGTAATGGTGGATGGTTTTCACTCTGCTAAGAATGTTGCGCATAATGATGGCGTCAAGGAAGTACAAAATACGATATCCAGACAACACGATAGTGACTCACCACCCAAAGATCAGTATATGCTTTATCTCAAAGGTGATGTCTCTGCGCTTACATCTGTGCATCgttcaagtaaagaaaaaggatTCACTATTGCTTATGATGAAAGCAAACAGTTTGTGAATCTGAAGGAGCGTGAATCTGTTAGCAGATTTCCCCCTGAATGTCAGACTCTAAGTCAATTGGATCTTAATGTGCTAGATGCTGAGGAGAATGTAACAAGTTTAAATCATGTCCAGGTTTCAAATGATATACTTGGAGCTCCATCTGAGAATATTACCTCAGAAAAATCTGACATGGCAGGGCATAGCGGTGACAAAGCAGGAAGTGTGCAGAATGGGATAGTTTTATGTTCAAGAATGCCTTCAAAAGGTAGTGATAACAAAAATGCTAGTGGAATAAAAAATGGCTCTGAATCCAAGATCACTTCG GTTCTTAAACGCTGTCCACAGTTTAAATTGTTGAAACATGCTGGATCTTTAAACTACAAGAGATTGCTTCCATTTATATTGGATACCATGAAAGATGATTCTT GCAATTCTTGTCCTCAGCAACAATCAGGGTTGCAGGCTTGTGATTTAAACAATGATAGTTCAAGCCCAAAATCTCAAATTCCTGAATTTCAGTCATCTCATGATTCatgcaaagtgattcaactgCAAGATGAACAGGTTGTATTAAATGGACTCTGCAAGCCAGAAAGCTCCACTGATCCATCAATTTCTGTTCATGGAATAGACTTACCAATCACAACCTTGGCACCTATGATTAATGAAGTTACCACCAGAGAGGCTACACCTGACTCGTCCAAGTCATTATCAGTTTTCTCTGAAGTAAAAGGAAACAATTCTTTCCTGATGTCTTCTAATGAGAAGCTACCTGAAACACACGAATGTTCTCAGAGCTTGTCTCAACTGCAAGTTGTAGAACAACTTAGAGTTCCCGCTGTTGGTTTGAAAAAaggaattttaaaaagaaatccaAGAGGATGCAGAGGGGTTTGTGCATGTTTGAACTGTGCTTCTTTTCGGCTTCATGCAGAAAGAGCATTTGAGTTTTCTAAAAATCAATTGTTAGATGCGGAAGAGGTTGCTCATAATCTTATGAAGGAACTATCTCATCTAAGAAATATGTTAGAAAGTTCTGCTGATAGTGTCAACAATAATCCCGTTTTTGGTGGAAGCCAG GTGAAAGAAGCTTGCAGGAAAGCATGTGCAGCTGAAGAACTTGCAAAGAACCGTCTTAGTCAGATGCACGATGATCTTAATATTCATTGCAGAATAACG AGCTTGCAGCCACCAACGGTTACGTTTGCGGTTCATGTTGAAAAAGAAGTCATTCAACCTGGCGGATAA